The proteins below are encoded in one region of Chelonia mydas isolate rCheMyd1 chromosome 11, rCheMyd1.pri.v2, whole genome shotgun sequence:
- the LOC102943451 gene encoding speriolin-like protein, producing the protein MTMTEDNEWMKTIQNENEYLKDQVRLLRENYELRSLLSQHYENSHEGRIVTSHPAPVYPNARSPGQGAQPHRRDIKPLESPSHLHPSLLQEFSYSPLHIANEEATLSSPKAQAEATFKGIPNNPTLFQPTPRERKPILLSSTSWTTRMEKQLPESIDLSRLKKVCFTDVASPGGDKARLYGMAHQQHGSVLNAPDPLSQPQPSSLGEFVSSNPLSISHKEGAQAQAVFPGYFKTLEPFPPGIPPRKPVPLINNARDTMGEKMSLDSEEMHRKKRVWFSETPGGDEPRKPHTYYLNELELNSKKNGRIVGEIAFQLDRRILAYVFPGVTRLYGYTVSNIPEKIKQASMKCLDGSVDEKKHRAMMQRYLSLAARLEKMGYNRDVHPVFSEFLINTYGILKQRPDLHSSPLHSSPADLRKIVIDIVPSKFLGDTLLLLNCLCELSKEDSKPLFAW; encoded by the exons ATGACAATGACAGAGGATAACGAGTGGATGAAgacaattcagaatgaaaatgaatACCTGAAAGATCAGGTTAGATTGCTCCGGGAGAACTATGAATTACGTTCGTTACTGAGTCAGCACTACGAAAACAGCCACGAAGGGCGAATTGTCACTTCCCACCCTGCTCCCGTGTATCCGAATGCCCGTTCGCCAGGACAAGGAG cccagcctcacagaagAGATATCAAGCCACTGGAGAGCCCAAGTCACCTACACCCTTCGCTGCTGCAGGAGTTCAGTTATTCCCCTCTCCATATTGCAAATGAGGAAGCAACTCTGTCTAGCCCCAAAGCCCAGGCAGAGGCTACATTTAAGGGGATTCCCAATAATCCCACTTTGTTTCAGCCTACACCTAGAGAGAGGAAACCAATCCTGCTTTCCAGCACTTCCTGGACCACCAGGATGGAGAAACAGCTGCCAGAATCCATAGACCTCTCAAGGCTGAAGAAAGTCTGCTTCACAGACGTGGCTTCACCTGGAGGAGATAAGGCTCGTTTATATGGGATGG CTCACCAGCAGCATGGAAGTGTCCTCAATGCACCAGACCCACTGAGTCAGCCCCAACCATCGTCCCTGGGAGAATTTGTTTCCTCAAATCCCCTCAGCATTTCACACAAGGAAGGGGCCCAGGCACAGGCTGTGTTTCCAGGATACTTCAAAACACTGGAGCCATTTCCCCCGGGAATTCCCCCAAGGAAGCCAGTCCCCCTTATAAACAATGCACGGGACACAATGGGTGAGAAAATGTCCCTGGATTCAGAAGAGATGCACAGGAAAAAGAGAGTCTGGTTCTCAGAGACCCCAGGAGGAGATGAGCCGCGGAAGCCCCATACCTATTATTTAAACG AGTTGGAGCTGAACAGCAAGAAAAATGGCCGCATAGTGGGTGAGATTGCCTTCCAGCTAGACAGGCGCATCCTTGCTTATGTGTTTCCTGGAGTAACGAGACTTTATGGCTACACAGTGTCCAACATTCCTGAGAAAATCAAACAG GCCTCCATGAAGTGCCTggatggctctgtggatgagaaaAAGCACCGAGCCATGATGCAGCGCTACCTGTCCCTCGCTGCACGCCTCGAGAAGATGGGCTACAACCGGGATGTGCACCCGGTGTTCAGCGAGTTCCTGATCAACACCTACGGCATCCTGAAACAGCGGCCAGACCTGCACTCCAGCCCactccacagcagcccagctgaTCTGCGCAAGATCGTGATTGACATCGTCCCGTCCAAGTTCCTTGGCGACACTTTGCTGCTGCTGAACTGTTTGTGTGAACTCTCCAAGGAAGACAGTAAACCTCTCTTTGCTTGGTAG